A stretch of the Flavobacterium aquiphilum genome encodes the following:
- a CDS encoding carboxy terminal-processing peptidase, protein MKPIISFMKRNYKILIAVVCLSATLFAFNIKSKNSVDPEKDKLLLELLTYVIEKGHYNPAVIDDNFSKGVYKDYIAALDPSKRFFLQSDINEFSKFELEIDNQLNDRDLTFFNLTYDRLMLRMEESKKVYKDILSKPFDYTVDEEFNVDYEKAPYVKNSTELKERWRKQIKLSTLSSFTDKKKMEEDKKAKDPNYVVKTDAELEAETRDSSLNSLNESFGLMNDLKRDDWFTLYINSIMSRFDPHTTYFAPEEKERFDVSMSGKLEGIGARLQKKNDYTEISELISGGPAWRGKQLEAGDLVMKVAQGNGVPVDVVGMRLDDVVKKIKGPKGSEVRLTVKKVDGTIQVISIIRDIVEIEETYAKSSVVDKNGVKYGVIYLPKFYIDFENKDGRDAGKDIALEVDRLKKAGVKGIALDVRDDGGGSLSTVVDIAGLFIEQGPIVQIKSAGKKKEILYDTDKKIEWDGPLVIMVNEFSASASEILAAAIQDYKRGIIIGSKQTYGKGTVQNVIDLNQFVRNNSSGDLGALKTTTQKFYRINGGSTQLEGVSSDVVMPDRYSYLKMGERDEENAMPWDKIDAAPYSVWTNTSKFDQAIANSKKRIENNIQFKLIEENAKWIDSRSNENTYSLNLDKFKVAQNEIEQTAKKFKPIVDYKNNLKFTSLPYELEGFAKDPVLKEKRDRWHESLAKDIYVEEALNILEDLQPKTVLKPGIVEAKKKIVKT, encoded by the coding sequence AAACTGCTTCTGGAGTTATTAACGTATGTGATTGAGAAAGGACATTATAACCCGGCGGTTATTGATGACAATTTTTCAAAAGGTGTTTATAAAGATTACATTGCAGCTTTGGATCCATCCAAACGTTTCTTCTTGCAGTCGGATATCAATGAGTTTTCCAAATTCGAATTGGAAATAGACAATCAATTAAACGACAGAGATTTGACTTTTTTCAATCTTACTTATGATCGTTTGATGCTTCGTATGGAAGAAAGCAAAAAAGTATACAAAGATATTTTGTCCAAACCGTTTGACTACACGGTTGACGAGGAATTTAATGTTGATTACGAAAAAGCTCCGTATGTTAAGAACAGTACAGAATTAAAAGAGAGATGGAGAAAACAAATTAAATTATCTACTCTTTCTTCTTTTACTGACAAGAAAAAAATGGAAGAGGACAAGAAAGCAAAAGATCCTAATTACGTAGTGAAAACGGATGCTGAACTTGAAGCTGAGACAAGAGATAGCTCTTTGAATTCATTGAACGAGTCATTTGGTTTAATGAATGATTTGAAAAGAGACGATTGGTTTACATTGTACATCAACTCTATCATGTCTCGTTTTGATCCACACACTACTTATTTTGCTCCAGAAGAAAAAGAAAGATTTGATGTGAGCATGAGCGGTAAATTAGAAGGTATCGGAGCTAGGTTACAAAAGAAAAATGACTATACTGAAATTTCAGAATTAATATCAGGTGGACCAGCTTGGAGAGGAAAACAATTAGAAGCTGGAGACTTAGTGATGAAAGTGGCGCAAGGAAATGGTGTTCCTGTGGATGTAGTAGGAATGCGTTTAGATGATGTGGTTAAGAAAATCAAAGGACCAAAAGGATCTGAAGTTCGTCTTACAGTAAAAAAAGTGGATGGAACTATTCAGGTGATTTCTATCATTCGTGATATTGTTGAGATTGAAGAAACTTATGCAAAATCAAGTGTGGTTGACAAGAACGGTGTGAAATATGGAGTTATTTATTTGCCTAAATTTTATATCGATTTTGAAAATAAAGATGGAAGAGATGCTGGTAAAGACATTGCTCTTGAAGTAGATCGTTTGAAAAAAGCAGGAGTAAAAGGTATTGCTCTTGATGTACGTGATGATGGTGGAGGATCTTTATCAACGGTTGTTGATATTGCAGGGTTATTTATTGAGCAAGGGCCAATCGTTCAGATAAAATCTGCCGGTAAGAAAAAAGAAATCCTGTATGATACTGACAAAAAAATTGAATGGGATGGACCACTGGTAATTATGGTAAATGAATTTTCGGCTTCTGCATCAGAGATTTTGGCAGCCGCAATCCAAGACTATAAGAGAGGAATCATCATTGGTAGTAAACAAACTTATGGAAAAGGAACTGTTCAAAATGTGATCGACTTAAATCAATTTGTACGAAATAATTCTTCAGGTGATTTAGGCGCATTGAAAACAACTACGCAGAAATTTTATAGAATTAATGGGGGTTCAACTCAATTAGAAGGAGTAAGTAGTGATGTAGTTATGCCGGATCGTTACTCTTATTTGAAAATGGGAGAGCGTGATGAAGAAAACGCTATGCCATGGGATAAAATCGATGCTGCTCCTTATTCAGTTTGGACTAATACTTCAAAATTTGATCAAGCGATTGCTAACAGTAAAAAAAGAATTGAAAATAATATTCAATTTAAACTGATTGAAGAAAATGCCAAATGGATTGATAGTAGAAGCAACGAAAACACATATAGTCTAAATTTGGATAAATTTAAAGTTGCTCAAAATGAAATTGAGCAAACAGCCAAAAAGTTTAAACCAATTGTGGATTATAAAAATAATTTGAAATTTACATCATTGCCATATGAACTAGAAGGATTTGCTAAAGATCCAGTCTTAAAGGAAAAAAGAGACAGATGGCATGAAAGTTTGGCAAAAGATATTTATGTTGAAGAAGCTTTAAATATTCTAGAGGATTTACAGCCAAAAACAGTTTTAAAACCTGGTATTGTTGAAGCTAAAAAAAAGATAGTTAAAACATAA
- a CDS encoding pyruvate dehydrogenase complex E1 component subunit beta — MRTIQFREAICEAMSEEMRRDESIYLMGEEVAEYNGAYKASKGMLAEFGEKRVIDTPIAELGFTGIAVGSAMNGCRPIVEYMTFNFCLVGIDQIINNAAKIRQMTGGQFNVPIVFRGPTASAGQLGATHSQAIENWFANTPGLKVVVPSNVYDAKGLLKSAIRDNDPVIFMESEQMYGDKGEVPDGEYTIPLGVADVKREGTDVTIVSFGKIIKEAYIAADELAKEGISCEIIDLRTVRPMDKEAILTSVRKTNRLVILEEAWPFASISSEITYIVQEQAFDFLDAPIQRITTADTPAPYSPVLLKEWLPNAADVVKAVKKVLYK, encoded by the coding sequence ATGAGAACGATACAATTTAGAGAGGCCATTTGTGAAGCGATGAGCGAAGAAATGCGCCGAGATGAGTCCATATACTTAATGGGTGAAGAGGTTGCTGAGTACAATGGTGCCTACAAAGCATCTAAAGGAATGCTTGCTGAATTTGGTGAAAAAAGAGTAATCGATACTCCAATTGCTGAGCTTGGTTTTACTGGAATCGCTGTAGGATCTGCAATGAACGGATGTCGCCCGATAGTAGAATATATGACTTTCAACTTCTGTTTGGTTGGAATTGACCAAATTATAAATAACGCTGCGAAAATTCGTCAAATGACCGGTGGACAATTTAACGTGCCAATCGTTTTCCGTGGACCAACTGCTTCTGCAGGACAATTAGGAGCAACTCACTCTCAAGCTATTGAAAACTGGTTTGCTAACACTCCAGGACTTAAAGTTGTAGTTCCATCAAATGTTTACGATGCTAAAGGTTTATTAAAATCGGCTATCCGTGACAACGATCCAGTTATTTTCATGGAGTCTGAGCAAATGTACGGAGACAAAGGTGAAGTGCCAGATGGTGAGTACACTATTCCTCTTGGAGTTGCCGATGTTAAACGTGAAGGGACAGATGTTACTATCGTTTCTTTCGGAAAAATCATCAAAGAAGCTTATATCGCTGCTGATGAATTAGCAAAAGAAGGTATCTCTTGTGAAATTATTGACTTGAGAACTGTTCGTCCAATGGACAAAGAAGCAATTTTAACTTCGGTTAGAAAAACAAATAGATTAGTTATTCTTGAAGAAGCTTGGCCATTTGCAAGTATCTCTTCTGAAATTACTTATATCGTTCAGGAACAAGCTTTTGATTTCTTGGACGCTCCAATTCAACGTATTACAACTGCTGACACTCCTGCACCATATTCTCCAGTTTTATTGAAAGAATGGTTGCCAAATGCTGCTGACGTTGTAAAAGCTGTTAAGAAAGTTTTGTATAAGTAG
- a CDS encoding deoxynucleoside kinase, whose protein sequence is MHIAIAGNIGSGKTTLTRLLSKHFKWEPHFEEVVDNPYLDDFYHQMERWSFNLQIYFLNSRFRQIMQFRESGKKIIQDRTIYEDAHIFAPNLYAMGLMTQRDYENYSSLFELMESFVKSPDLLIYLRSSIPNLVGQIHKRGREYENTISIDYLSRLNERYEAWVHTYNKGKILIIDVDKINFVDNPEDLGNIINRIDAELNGLF, encoded by the coding sequence ATGCACATAGCAATAGCAGGAAACATAGGTTCAGGAAAAACAACATTGACCCGTTTGTTGTCAAAACATTTTAAATGGGAGCCTCATTTTGAAGAAGTAGTTGATAATCCTTATTTGGATGATTTTTACCATCAAATGGAACGTTGGTCGTTTAATTTGCAAATTTATTTCCTCAATAGTCGTTTTCGCCAAATTATGCAATTCCGTGAAAGTGGCAAAAAAATAATTCAGGATAGGACTATTTATGAAGATGCCCATATTTTTGCTCCCAATCTCTATGCAATGGGCTTAATGACGCAACGTGACTATGAAAATTATTCTTCCCTTTTTGAATTGATGGAGTCGTTTGTGAAATCACCGGATTTGTTGATCTATTTAAGAAGTTCTATTCCTAATTTGGTTGGTCAAATTCATAAGCGTGGCCGTGAATACGAAAACACTATCTCTATTGATTACTTAAGCCGCCTTAACGAACGCTATGAAGCTTGGGTTCACACTTATAACAAAGGAAAAATATTGATTATTGATGTGGATAAAATCAATTTTGTTGATAATCCCGAAGATTTAGGAAACATCATCAATCGTATTGATGCTGAATTAAATGGGTTGTTTTAA
- a CDS encoding DNA-3-methyladenine glycosylase family protein, whose translation MQQAFDYLLQKDPIFKQIIETYGMPAIPRRPQGFETLVLLILEQQVSIDSAKATFLKIKAHTTCIPETLSILPDEEFRTLGVSRQKTNYIKILAQTVLNKELDIESLATKSAQQVRDELIKLKGIGNWTIDIYLMFCLQEPDLIPLGDIAVINTIKELLDIHDKQEMEIHAQQWSPYRSYATFLLWHYYLKKRNRTIVY comes from the coding sequence ATGCAACAAGCTTTCGATTATCTTTTACAAAAAGATCCCATCTTTAAACAGATCATAGAAACTTATGGAATGCCTGCAATTCCAAGAAGGCCTCAAGGATTTGAAACTTTAGTATTGTTGATTTTGGAACAGCAAGTTTCAATAGATTCGGCGAAAGCAACATTTCTGAAAATCAAAGCCCATACAACCTGCATTCCCGAAACACTTTCCATTCTCCCCGACGAAGAATTCAGAACTTTGGGTGTTAGCCGCCAGAAAACCAATTACATAAAAATATTAGCCCAAACAGTTCTCAACAAAGAACTAGACATTGAAAGCCTAGCCACAAAATCGGCACAACAAGTTCGAGACGAATTAATCAAACTAAAAGGAATCGGAAATTGGACCATCGATATTTACCTTATGTTTTGCCTTCAGGAACCCGATTTGATTCCATTGGGTGACATAGCAGTTATCAATACAATTAAAGAATTACTGGATATTCATGATAAGCAAGAAATGGAAATCCATGCCCAGCAATGGAGTCCCTACCGCTCTTATGCCACATTTTTGCTTTGGCACTATTACCTAAAAAAACGCAACAGAACAATTGTGTACTAA
- a CDS encoding DUF4382 domain-containing protein — MKKFRLQTLGIFTLAIMSLSLFSCDGNDSTDKSQETSRLMVKMVDAPGDYDQVNVEVLDVMVKSSSDSGDNGWISIGDKTQVGEGKIYDLLKLTGGTNIMLTDSLIPSGSLGQIRLVLGDENTVVVDGKSFNLTTPSAQQSGLKLQVNQTLTAGTTYEFLLDFDVNKSIVTTGNSSYILKPVIRVSTKEASGIIKGVVSPAVDYQVLASVQQGEQVFSAFVKIDDKDGDTTDGDGAFQINGIPSGTYTLTLTPDPLSGKAPITIANVVVVNGQTTDVGNVTFP; from the coding sequence ATGAAGAAATTTAGATTACAAACCCTGGGAATTTTCACATTGGCAATTATGAGCTTGTCTCTTTTTAGTTGTGATGGAAATGACAGCACAGATAAAAGTCAGGAAACATCTCGACTTATGGTGAAAATGGTAGATGCTCCCGGTGATTATGACCAAGTTAATGTCGAAGTACTTGACGTAATGGTTAAAAGCAGCTCTGATTCTGGTGACAATGGCTGGATAAGTATTGGTGATAAAACCCAAGTAGGGGAAGGAAAGATTTATGATTTGTTAAAATTAACCGGGGGAACCAATATTATGTTGACAGACAGTTTAATTCCTTCTGGTAGTTTGGGACAAATTCGATTAGTTCTTGGAGATGAAAATACAGTTGTTGTAGATGGAAAATCTTTTAATTTGACAACACCAAGTGCTCAACAATCAGGATTGAAATTGCAGGTTAATCAGACTTTGACAGCAGGAACGACTTATGAATTCCTTTTGGATTTTGATGTAAATAAATCTATTGTTACAACAGGTAATTCGAGTTATATTTTAAAACCGGTTATTAGAGTATCAACAAAAGAAGCTTCAGGTATAATCAAAGGAGTCGTGAGTCCAGCAGTTGATTATCAGGTTTTGGCATCTGTTCAACAAGGAGAGCAAGTTTTTTCCGCATTTGTTAAAATAGATGACAAAGATGGTGATACAACTGATGGAGACGGAGCTTTCCAAATAAATGGAATTCCATCTGGGACTTATACGTTGACTTTAACTCCTGATCCACTTTCAGGAAAAGCACCTATAACAATTGCTAATGTAGTTGTTGTGAATGGACAAACCACTGATGTAGGAAACGTTACTTTTCCGTAA
- a CDS encoding sodium-translocating pyrophosphatase — protein MNSIMIYVPIFMALVGLIFMVVKRSWVLKQDSGDGKMKEISDHIYEGALAFLKAEYRLMAVFVIVASVVLAGITFIPGVKTNILIIVAFVCGAFFSALAGNMGMKIATKTNVRTTQAARTSLPQALKVSFGGGTVMGLGVAGLAVLGLTSFFIIFFQIFMKGQWTSTEDMTVVLETLAGFSLGAESIALFARVGGGIYTKAADVGADLVGKVEAGIPEDDPRNPATIADNVGDNVGDVAGMGADLFGSYVATVLAAMVLGNYVIKDMGGSIQDAFGGIGPILLPMAIAGFGILFSIVGTMLVKITDENAKEAQVQKALNIGNWVAIILTAIACFFLVQYMLPQTIKMTFFGEGTKEISSMYVFYATLIGLIVGGAISSVTEYYTGLGTKPVMAIVQKSSTGSATNVIAGLATGMISTFPTVLLFGIAIWVSYALAGFYGVALAASAMMATTAMQLAIDAFGPISDNAGGIAEMSELPKEVRTRTDILDSVGNTTAATGKGFAIASAALTSLALFAAYVTFTGIDGINIFKAPVLAMLFIGGMIPVVFSALAMNSVGKAAMDMVYEVRRQFKEIPGIMEGNGKPEYAKCVDISTKAALREMMLPGILTIGFPIAILLVGKLVYGDNNQLIAEMLGGYMAGVTVSGVLWAVFQNNAGGAWDNAKKSFEAGVMINEEMTYKGSDAHKAAVTGDTVGDPFKDTSGPSMNILIKLTCLIGLVMAPILGNESSTMNTQSSCEKKEIIMKQCSMAEGAMMMGKCNMAKCAKMTKEECAKMCDSLKCTPEQKEMCLSHYDKNGKFVEPKGKACCSKMSKKEVKVQIIKKDGNATATVTTSENGNENVQVFEGTLDEVKAKVEALK, from the coding sequence ATGAATTCAATTATGATTTATGTGCCAATTTTTATGGCATTAGTAGGACTAATTTTTATGGTCGTCAAAAGATCGTGGGTATTAAAACAAGATTCCGGAGACGGAAAAATGAAAGAGATATCAGATCACATATATGAAGGAGCTTTAGCCTTCTTAAAAGCAGAATACAGATTAATGGCTGTCTTTGTAATCGTTGCAAGCGTTGTATTGGCAGGGATTACTTTTATTCCTGGGGTAAAAACCAATATTTTAATAATTGTTGCATTTGTATGCGGAGCCTTTTTCTCGGCATTAGCCGGAAATATGGGGATGAAAATCGCAACCAAAACCAATGTAAGAACTACTCAGGCCGCACGTACCAGTTTACCACAAGCTTTAAAAGTTTCTTTTGGAGGTGGAACCGTAATGGGATTAGGTGTAGCCGGTTTGGCTGTTTTAGGCTTAACTTCTTTTTTTATTATTTTCTTTCAGATATTCATGAAAGGACAATGGACCTCTACCGAAGATATGACAGTAGTTTTGGAAACATTGGCCGGTTTTTCTTTGGGTGCCGAATCAATTGCTCTATTTGCTCGTGTAGGTGGTGGAATTTACACTAAAGCGGCCGATGTCGGCGCTGATTTAGTTGGTAAAGTTGAAGCTGGTATTCCGGAAGACGACCCTCGAAATCCTGCAACTATTGCTGATAACGTGGGTGACAATGTAGGTGATGTTGCAGGTATGGGTGCCGATTTATTTGGTTCATATGTGGCGACAGTTTTGGCCGCCATGGTTCTTGGAAATTATGTGATTAAAGATATGGGCGGATCTATTCAGGATGCATTTGGAGGAATTGGTCCTATTCTATTACCTATGGCGATTGCCGGTTTTGGAATTTTATTCTCAATAGTCGGCACTATGTTGGTTAAAATCACTGACGAAAACGCTAAGGAAGCACAAGTTCAAAAAGCATTAAATATAGGAAACTGGGTTGCTATTATTTTAACAGCAATTGCGTGCTTTTTCTTGGTCCAATATATGCTTCCCCAAACGATTAAAATGACTTTCTTCGGTGAAGGCACAAAAGAGATTTCGTCTATGTACGTATTTTATGCCACACTAATCGGTTTAATTGTTGGTGGAGCCATTTCATCAGTAACCGAATATTACACTGGATTAGGCACAAAACCAGTAATGGCGATTGTTCAAAAATCGAGTACTGGATCGGCAACAAATGTAATTGCAGGATTGGCAACGGGAATGATTTCAACTTTCCCAACCGTTTTATTGTTTGGAATCGCTATATGGGTTTCCTATGCTTTAGCAGGATTTTACGGAGTGGCGTTAGCTGCCTCTGCAATGATGGCGACAACTGCAATGCAATTGGCAATCGATGCATTCGGGCCAATATCTGACAATGCCGGTGGAATTGCCGAAATGAGTGAATTACCAAAAGAAGTTCGTACAAGAACCGATATTTTGGACTCAGTTGGAAATACAACCGCTGCAACAGGAAAAGGATTTGCGATTGCTTCTGCGGCATTGACTTCTTTGGCTTTGTTTGCTGCTTATGTTACTTTCACTGGAATTGACGGAATCAATATTTTCAAAGCACCTGTTTTAGCAATGCTATTCATTGGAGGAATGATACCTGTTGTTTTCTCAGCATTAGCGATGAATTCTGTAGGGAAAGCCGCAATGGATATGGTGTACGAAGTACGTAGACAGTTCAAAGAAATTCCTGGAATTATGGAAGGAAACGGCAAACCGGAATATGCCAAATGTGTTGATATTTCAACCAAAGCCGCTTTGAGGGAAATGATGTTACCTGGTATTTTGACAATTGGTTTCCCAATTGCAATTTTACTCGTTGGTAAATTAGTTTACGGAGACAACAATCAATTAATTGCCGAAATGCTGGGAGGCTATATGGCTGGAGTTACTGTATCCGGAGTACTTTGGGCAGTTTTCCAAAACAATGCCGGTGGTGCTTGGGACAACGCTAAAAAATCATTTGAGGCAGGAGTTATGATTAATGAAGAGATGACTTACAAAGGATCAGATGCTCATAAAGCCGCGGTTACTGGTGATACCGTTGGAGATCCTTTCAAAGACACTTCGGGGCCATCAATGAATATTTTAATCAAATTGACTTGTTTGATCGGTTTGGTTATGGCTCCAATTTTAGGAAACGAAAGCAGTACCATGAATACTCAAAGTTCTTGTGAAAAGAAAGAAATCATAATGAAACAATGCTCTATGGCCGAAGGAGCAATGATGATGGGTAAATGCAACATGGCTAAATGTGCTAAAATGACAAAAGAAGAATGCGCAAAAATGTGCGATAGTCTAAAATGTACTCCTGAGCAAAAAGAAATGTGCTTATCTCATTATGACAAAAACGGAAAATTTGTTGAACCAAAAGGCAAAGCATGTTGTTCCAAAATGTCTAAAAAAGAAGTGAAAGTCCAAATCATAAAAAAAGACGGAAATGCGACGGCTACTGTGACAACTTCTGAAAATGGAAATGAAAATGTTCAAGTTTTTGAAGGCACACTTGATGAAGTAAAAGCAAAAGTAGAAGCTTTAAAATAA
- a CDS encoding DUF5686 and carboxypeptidase-like regulatory domain-containing protein, whose amino-acid sequence MKKILLIIVLFLFAASSQIFAQTKVSGIVIDKSKQPVPFANIVFKGSSTGTVTNEDGRFYLESPNNYQTLVVSSVGFSEKEITLTKSVNYNFTIELKDQETLKEVVIYTGKTSKKDNPALVILRKIWAKKRKNGLYKFNQYQMEKYEKVEFDINSIDSAYRKNKLFKGMEFIFDHVDTSKVTGKTYLPIFINEALSDVYGDNRIPKTKEIVKANKTSGYEGNQQILSFIKDLYVDYNIYNNYINLFHKTFTSPLSTTGIDTYNYVLRDSTFIDKKWCYNIVFYPRRKNELTFKGDFWVNDTTFAIKKINMAVTKSANINWVKDIYVEQEFDVLNDSIFLLTKDYLMSDFALNKKEKSKGVYGKRTTYFQNHKFNIEKPAKFYKEEVNFVDNEVYKKSDEYWEENRFEKLSKDEKGVYKMLDTLKTVPAFKRLTNLVTVLASGYINHNWFDFGPIFSTFGYNEVEGFRTQIGGRTYFGPNDTWRVQAFTAYGARDDKFKYGFAGKWMIDKKNRVIISAGNRRDIEQLGASLTISNDILSRSYGSSAFFTTGSNGKLTNVGLTNAYIAIEPVKNLTFQTGVTYKTLESASPVFSLNYYTTLPSAENPAGVVKSNTTQSEFNIQAEWTPNRRTIAYGVERSIANAPYSTLFVNYSQGYKGIINSDFNYKKIELYYKQPIIIGPLGRSDVILELGKTYGTVPLGLLSIVPGNQTFFTIENTFSNLNYYEFVTDKYATAQWTHDFNGRFFARVPFLRKLNWREFIGVKAAYGTISDANKAINASGLNYVAPENVYWEYNAGIGNIFKVFRLDLSWRGSYLDMPNINRFAVKGSFGFYF is encoded by the coding sequence ATGAAGAAAATATTATTAATAATCGTCTTATTTTTATTTGCGGCATCATCCCAAATTTTTGCTCAAACAAAAGTGAGTGGTATTGTTATTGACAAATCCAAACAACCTGTACCTTTTGCCAATATTGTTTTTAAAGGCAGCAGTACAGGCACTGTAACCAACGAAGACGGACGATTTTATTTAGAATCTCCAAACAATTACCAGACTTTAGTAGTAAGTTCTGTGGGCTTTTCTGAAAAAGAAATTACTCTAACCAAATCGGTTAATTATAATTTCACCATTGAATTGAAAGATCAGGAAACCTTGAAAGAAGTGGTTATTTATACCGGCAAAACTTCAAAAAAGGACAACCCTGCCCTAGTAATCCTGAGAAAAATTTGGGCGAAAAAGCGCAAAAATGGTCTGTATAAATTCAACCAATACCAAATGGAAAAATATGAAAAGGTTGAATTCGACATTAATTCAATTGACAGTGCTTATAGAAAAAATAAACTTTTCAAAGGCATGGAATTCATCTTTGACCATGTGGACACTTCAAAAGTTACAGGAAAAACGTATTTACCTATTTTCATAAACGAAGCTCTTTCTGATGTATATGGCGACAACAGAATCCCTAAAACCAAAGAAATTGTAAAAGCAAATAAAACCTCAGGTTACGAAGGGAATCAGCAAATTTTGTCGTTCATAAAAGATTTATATGTCGATTATAATATTTACAACAATTATATCAATTTATTTCATAAGACCTTTACCAGTCCGCTTTCCACAACAGGAATTGACACCTATAATTATGTATTGAGAGACAGTACTTTTATAGACAAAAAATGGTGCTACAACATTGTTTTTTACCCAAGACGAAAAAATGAACTCACTTTTAAGGGCGATTTTTGGGTTAACGATACCACATTTGCCATAAAAAAAATAAATATGGCAGTTACCAAAAGTGCCAACATCAACTGGGTAAAAGATATTTATGTCGAACAAGAATTTGATGTACTGAACGATTCTATTTTCCTGTTGACAAAAGACTACCTAATGTCTGATTTTGCTTTAAACAAAAAAGAAAAATCAAAAGGTGTTTACGGCAAACGAACCACTTATTTCCAAAATCACAAATTCAATATTGAAAAACCTGCGAAATTTTACAAAGAAGAAGTAAATTTTGTTGATAACGAAGTATATAAAAAGAGTGACGAATACTGGGAGGAAAACCGCTTTGAAAAACTATCCAAAGACGAAAAAGGTGTTTACAAAATGCTTGATACGCTCAAAACCGTCCCCGCATTCAAACGGCTTACCAATCTGGTCACGGTGCTCGCCAGCGGCTACATTAATCACAACTGGTTTGATTTTGGCCCCATTTTTTCTACTTTCGGATACAACGAAGTCGAAGGTTTCAGGACTCAAATCGGAGGTCGAACTTACTTTGGCCCCAACGATACCTGGCGTGTACAAGCTTTTACCGCTTATGGTGCAAGAGATGACAAATTTAAATATGGTTTTGCCGGAAAATGGATGATTGACAAAAAGAACAGAGTCATTATTTCTGCCGGAAACAGGCGTGATATTGAACAATTGGGAGCCAGTTTGACAATATCCAATGACATTTTATCAAGGAGTTACGGCTCTTCGGCTTTTTTTACGACGGGTTCCAACGGAAAATTAACCAATGTAGGTTTAACCAATGCCTATATTGCAATAGAACCAGTAAAAAATCTAACGTTTCAAACGGGCGTAACTTATAAAACACTGGAATCGGCTTCGCCTGTTTTCAGTCTGAATTATTACACTACTTTACCATCAGCCGAAAATCCGGCGGGCGTTGTAAAAAGCAACACTACACAATCTGAATTTAACATTCAGGCAGAGTGGACACCAAACAGGAGAACAATTGCTTATGGAGTTGAAAGAAGTATCGCCAACGCGCCATACTCTACCCTATTTGTCAACTACAGCCAAGGTTACAAAGGAATCATCAACAGTGATTTTAATTATAAAAAAATTGAACTTTATTACAAACAGCCAATTATTATCGGGCCGCTCGGCCGCTCTGATGTAATATTGGAACTCGGAAAAACTTATGGAACTGTTCCGCTTGGGCTTCTGAGCATTGTTCCCGGTAACCAGACTTTTTTCACTATCGAAAACACATTCAGTAATCTTAATTACTATGAATTTGTAACCGATAAATATGCTACTGCTCAATGGACCCACGATTTCAACGGAAGATTTTTTGCAAGAGTTCCATTTTTACGAAAACTTAATTGGAGGGAATTTATAGGTGTGAAAGCCGCTTACGGAACCATTTCAGATGCCAACAAAGCCATAAATGCTTCAGGCCTAAATTATGTAGCTCCAGAGAATGTATATTGGGAATACAATGCCGGAATTGGAAATATCTTCAAGGTATTCCGCCTTGATTTATCATGGAGAGGCAGTTATCTTGACATGCCAAACATCAATAGATTTGCCGTAAAAGGATCTTTCGGATTCTATTTTTAG
- a CDS encoding inorganic diphosphatase — protein sequence MTEKLKTFDVLIEIPRGSRNKYEYDFEIKRMRFDRMLFSSMMYPADYGFIPETLALDGDPLDVLVLINEPTFPGCVMQVKPIGVFHMADDKGPDEKIICVPVSDPIWNSLENLSDVNPHLLKEIEHFFQVYKDLENKKVDVEGWGNLDEAYTIIDECTERFNKIENKPKGLFSIK from the coding sequence ATGACAGAAAAATTAAAAACTTTTGACGTATTAATTGAGATACCAAGAGGAAGTAGAAATAAATACGAATACGATTTTGAGATAAAAAGAATGCGTTTTGACAGAATGCTATTTTCATCCATGATGTACCCTGCAGATTACGGTTTCATTCCTGAAACTTTGGCTTTGGATGGTGACCCTTTGGATGTTTTGGTATTGATTAACGAACCTACTTTCCCGGGTTGTGTAATGCAGGTGAAACCTATCGGTGTTTTCCACATGGCTGATGACAAAGGACCAGACGAAAAAATTATCTGTGTACCGGTTTCCGATCCAATTTGGAATTCATTAGAAAACCTTTCAGATGTTAATCCTCACTTATTGAAAGAAATCGAGCATTTTTTCCAAGTTTATAAAGACCTTGAAAACAAAAAAGTAGACGTAGAAGGTTGGGGTAATTTGGATGAGGCTTACACAATCATCGATGAATGTACCGAACGTTTTAATAAAATTGAAAACAAACCAAAAGGATTATTTAGCATTAAATAA